The genomic window GCAGATGGCCAACAGCCCCACAGCATGACTACAACCCCCAGCACAACACGCTGCACAGCTCCGGCGTCTCAGAGGAGACAACACGAGGGACTGAGTCCACACCCTAGTCCCTGCCTCCACACTGGGGGCAGCAGAGCCCTGCCCTGATCGGCAGAGCCCACCAGCCTGGCAATCTCCAGGTCGACTGGCGGCATGAGGGACACTGGGTGAGCTCTCCAGGACAGGAGGGCAAAGTCCCATTCTAGCTGGTCCCTCAGCTATGTGACtggcggggaggagggaagggagaagagagcTCTGGCCCAGACAGACTGAAGGGCTGAGGACTGCAGGGGTCTCAGGCTCACTCTCCAGGGCCATGATAGAAACTAGGTCCCCATCTGGCCCAGCCCACATCCTTGTTTCCCTGGGGAAGGCCGGGGTGTTACCTGGTTTCTGGGTCCATCTTGATGACTCTGTGCTTGTTCCTCATGTGATCCCAGTGCTCGTCCAGGTGGTGGGAGGCCACGTGGATGACCTGGCAGGTCACGCCACTCCTGGCATCATGGTCACAGCTGAGCAGGAGCCTGTAGCACTCTatctgagccctgcccccagcagagAACAGGACAGCAGACCAGTCAGATGTCTCCTTCTGCCAACTGCCACTGGCCACGGCCAGAGCTCTCACGCTTGAGATGTGGTCGCCGATGGCTGCGAGTGGAGTCAATGAATGGGACGACTCACTGACGGCAATCACGTTGGAAGTCATGTCCTCACTGCTGGTCACAAGGATatccaccagccagcacctgTGGGTCCTTATTGTGCCCACGTGCCGCACGCATGTCATCTCCCGCCCATGCAGAGGCTCCCTCAGCACATGCTGCCTGCTGGGCCTGCACCTGCTCTGATAGACCAAGATGTCCCCAGACTTGATGTAAACAAAGACCTCGGAAGCAAGTCCGCGGCCATAACTCCATGAGCGGTGACCCCCACCACATGGCACACAGTGCAGCTTCTCGTTGGTCCGGGTACTCCAGAGCACAAAGTAGCTGGCGTGGAAGCCCAGCACCAGCAGGTTCCCATCAGGGGTGAAGTGCAGCTGTTCGATCCACTCCAGCCCTTTGCATGGCTTCTGCttcctgagcacctgcagctgctGGTCCTGCACTCGCAGCTGGCGGTAGCAGCCGTCCCTGCCCGTGCTATAAATTAAGCCATCATGGCAGGTCACTGAGGTCACACCCAGCTTCCCATGAAGCCCAAACAGCAGGGAAATGGGACCTTGCATGGGGCGGTTTCCTTCCCCCTGGGAAGAAATCAAACCTGGCTTGTCACCTGAATCTTTACAGACCAAACCATGACCCACAGGGTCATCAGCAACATCCCCTTGTCCTGCCTTTAGCATTTGTTCTGTGCCAGATCCcagagctgtgctgcagggaaacagcagcagggagcccctgCGGTCACCACAGACCAGAAGCCCCTCCTGGGGCAAGAAGGCAATGCTTGTATGCCACCTGTGCCTGCAGACTGGCAAGAGATAGCAACATTTCTCCACCACTGAAGCCACTCGTCCGGAGGAGCAGCAGGAGACCTCCAGCCAGAGCAAAACACCCTCTGGGCCAGAGACAAAGAGCACATGCCTGCTGGGATGCCCACCTGGGCACACGGCCCAGCTCAGGCTGTGGACCTTCCCCCCATACAGCTTCTTCTCCTCACTTTCCgtggagcagcagagggagaagaCTTTGACATGCCCCGTCAGATTGCCCATGGCACACAGCACGATGCCATTGGCTAGCTGCACAACTTCCAGGAGACTGTAGGCCTGATAGTTTGCATCCTCCATGACCAAAGCCCAGCGTTTAGAGGCCAAGTCGTAGCTGTAGATGGCCCCCGCATCAGTCATCACAAGCAGCCGGCTTGCGTCCACCAACTTTACGGCTTTGGGGGATCCATTCCTATGGGGCGGGCTGAAGTTTAGCTGCACAAGGCCATTCCCATTGGATTCAGGTCCTCTAATGTGCCAGAGTCTAACCCCAGTGTCAGCTCCACCTGTGGCCACCCAGCCCCGTGCCTCGTGGACAGCCACTGCCCTGACACTGTGCCCTTTGTGCCCTCTAAAGCTCTGAACAACCTCTCCGTTGTAGTTCCACACAATGCAGGCAGAGTCCTCCCCGATGCTGATGAGATAGTCACTCAGCAGTCTGACAGACCACACCCTTGACTGGTGGCCATAACACACCAGGAGGCAGCGCACCGGATCACGAGGCGCTTGCAGGTCCCCAACATCCCACACCCTAATGCTCCGGTCATCTGAGGCTGAGGCCAATGTGCCTTTGCTCTTCAAGTAGCAGATGCTAAAGATGACTCCGTCATGTCCACTGACCCTCCTCTGGGGTTTTATCCTCGCTTCTTCATTGCTCCCGTCAGCCACGCGCCAGACTACAAGCTGGTTAAAGACTGTGCCAGCCACTACCACCAGCTCATCCCAGCTGTCTCCAACCAGATAAGCAGAGTAAAGGATGCACTTCTCCTCGCAGTGCAACTCCCGCAGGGTCCTGTGACTGGCATAGTCATAGAGTGCCACAGAGTTATGGCCAAGGGCCAACCCAACATAAGTGAGGGTCCCTGTGCTGCCTGCCAGCCACTGCAGATCCCATATCCAGTCATGCAGCTCACAGAGCTGGCAGAGTTCAAACAGATTCACTTCCTTCCCTCGCACACACAGCTCCAGGACAATGAGACCTTTGCCCCCAAAGACAGCCAGAGTCCTCTGCTCGGCTTCTGGAGAGGGACTCCTCTGCTCCTTGATCCCGTGGATGCGATGGTTCCGAAGCACACTCTGCCAATGGATCCCCGCCTCTCTGCCATCAGCATCCAGGCTGTACACCACCACATTGGGTCCTTCACCTAAGAGGCAGTAAGCGATGGGCGTTAAGCCAGAGCTCTTCCCAGCAGTGCCCTCCCTGGGCCAGTGCAGCACCTGCCACCACACCAGGCGCCCTGTCACACCACAGCAGCACTTGGTGCCGCAGCGAAGGCTGCACCGGAGCTTTCCCTTGTTTGCCAGAGGCCTTCCCCTGTCTGCACTCACGCGACGGGGGTCCCGCAGGCAGCCGCCAGCCGGGGTAGGGGATGCCTGGCATGGTGGAGGGGCCGCAGGGCTGAACCTTCCCAGGAAGGGCCCGTGGATGAgctgcccccagcagcaggtgagcGCTGACCAGCCAACCGGCTCCGTGGTCGCCCGGGCGGGACTGAACCACGCAGACCCAGCCATCGCCGCCCCACCtgtctcccctcctcctgcctccctttCCTGGCTCACCCCCCCGTGGTACCAGCCCCCTTCTCCCGGCTCGCCCTCCCCCCCTCGGGGTACCAGCCCCCCAGCTCACATCCTCCCTTGCCCCCATCAGGGTACCAGCCCCCTCTCCCGGCTCACCCTCCTGTACTCAGGGTACCAGACCCCCAGCtcacatcctcccctcccccctctcccggcTCACCCTTCCCCCCTCGGGGTACCAGACCCCCAGCtcacatcctcccctcccccctctcccggcTCACCCTCCTGTACTCAGGGTACCAGACCCCCAGCtcacatcctcccctcccccctctcccggcTCACCCTCCTGTACTCAGGGTACCAGACCCCCAGCtcacatcctcccctcccccctctcccggcTCACCCTCCCCCCCTCGGGGTACCAGACCCCCAGCtcacatcctcccctcccccctctcccggcTCACCCTCCCCCCCTCGGGGTACCAGCCCCCCAGCTCACATCCTCCCTTGCCCCCATCAGGGTACCAGCCCCCTCTCCCGGCTCACCCTCCTGTACTCAGGGTACCAGACCCCCAGCTCacatcctcccccgcccccctctcCCGGCTCACCCTCCCCCCTCGGGGTACCAGACCCCCAGCTCacatcctcccccgccccccccccgggtacCAGACCCCCAGCTCacatcctccccc from Gopherus flavomarginatus isolate rGopFla2 chromosome 6, rGopFla2.mat.asm, whole genome shotgun sequence includes these protein-coding regions:
- the WDR6 gene encoding WD repeat-containing protein 6: MDSRLLRAPVTALRFVGGARLVAGEGPNVVVYSLDADGREAGIHWQSVLRNHRIHGIKEQRSPSPEAEQRTLAVFGGKGLIVLELCVRGKEVNLFELCQLCELHDWIWDLQWLAGSTGTLTYVGLALGHNSVALYDYASHRTLRELHCEEKCILYSAYLVGDSWDELVVVAGTVFNQLVVWRVADGSNEEARIKPQRRVSGHDGVIFSICYLKSKGTLASASDDRSIRVWDVGDLQAPRDPVRCLLVCYGHQSRVWSVRLLSDYLISIGEDSACIVWNYNGEVVQSFRGHKGHSVRAVAVHEARGWVATGGADTGVRLWHIRGPESNGNGLVQLNFSPPHRNGSPKAVKLVDASRLLVMTDAGAIYSYDLASKRWALVMEDANYQAYSLLEVVQLANGIVLCAMGNLTGHVKVFSLCCSTESEEKKLYGGKVHSLSWAVCPGGHPSRHVLFVSGPEGVLLWLEVSCCSSGRVASVVEKCCYLLPVCRHRWHTSIAFLPQEGLLVCGDRRGSLLLFPCSTALGSGTEQMLKAGQGDVADDPVGHGLVCKDSGDKPGLISSQGEGNRPMQGPISLLFGLHGKLGVTSVTCHDGLIYSTGRDGCYRQLRVQDQQLQVLRKQKPCKGLEWIEQLHFTPDGNLLVLGFHASYFVLWSTRTNEKLHCVPCGGGHRSWSYGRGLASEVFVYIKSGDILVYQSRCRPSRQHVLREPLHGREMTCVRHVGTIRTHRCWLVDILVTSSEDMTSNVIAVSESSHSLTPLAAIGDHISSVRALAVASGSWQKETSDWSAVLFSAGGRAQIECYRLLLSCDHDARSGVTCQVIHVASHHLDEHWDHMRNKHRVIKMDPETRYMSIAVVAGTDAPCLFLAAACSDGSVRIFLMLESAQKLLLVADSFHHQRCVLKVETFTQRVAGDSRRHFLCSAATDGSIAFWDITATIEHAAATQELESGELQPLALGAPSLTVQAHSCGVNSLHIRQTAAGRYLVASGSDDGSIHICLVAVDTALSEPSSSLPWDVVPPGARAGARILLLEAFSRPCAHAAHVTGLRVLRPDLLVSASVDQRLMLWRLGKDSLVFLGSRFCHVADVAELDCWGSEERGYGCVLCGQGLEIVWCMARADTQQLHSCRAFE